Below is a genomic region from Fusobacterium canifelinum.
GTACATATCTCAAATATTCATGCAAGAGAAGAGTTTAGAACAGTTTGTATGACTTCTTCTGCTTGTATAGGGCAGATAACTGGCTTAGGGAAATTTGGATATATACTAGCAGTAGTATATTTAATTGAATATTATAATAAATAGTTATAAAAACAGTTTGTTACCAACTATTATGTAGTAAAAAATAGTTCATTGCTAGCTAAATTTCTTAACACTGAAAAATTGACATTCGCTGCAAATTCAACCAACTCGCTAACAAGTTAGCTCAAACATGTTGAGATTTGCTCGGCTCATTTGTTTCAATTTTTCATCTAAAATTTAGAATGCAATTTCACTTATTTTTTATCTACAATATTAATAATAAGACAAATGAAAGGAAATAAATATGAAATTAATATCTTGGAATGTAAATGGAATTAGGGCAGCTATAAAGAAAGGCTTTTTAGATTATTTTAATGAACAAAATGCTGATATATTCTGTTTGCAAGAAACAAAGTTAAGTGAAGGACAATTAGATTTAGACTTAAAAGGTTATCATCAATATTGGAACTATGCTGAAAAGAAAGGTTATTCAGGAACTGCAATTTTTACAAAACAAGAACCATTATCAGTTAGCTATGGTTTGGGAATTGAAGAACATGACAAAGAGGGTAGAGTTATTACTCTTGAATTTGAAAAATTCTATATGGTTACAGTTTATACTCCAAACTCAAAAGATGAACTTTTAAGACTGGATTACAGAATGGTTTGGGAAGATGAATTTAGAAAATATTTAAAAAATTTAGAAAAGAAAAAACCTGTTGTTGTTTGTGGGGATTTGAATGTAGCACATAAGGAAATAGATTTAAAAAATCCTAAAACTAATAGAAGAAATGCAGGATTTACTGATGAAGAAAGAGGTAAATTCACTGAGCTTTTAGATAGTGGTTTTATTGATACTTTTAGATATTTCTATCCAAACTTAGAGCAAGTTTACTCATGGTGGTCATATAGAGCTAATGCAAGAAAAAATAATGCAGGGTGGAGAATAGATTATTTTGTTGTGTCAGAAGGACTTGAAAAAAATCTAATTGATGCAGAAATACATGCTCAAACAGAGGGTTCGGACCACTGTCCTGTTGTATTGTTTTTAGAACTTAATAAATAAAGATAAGAAAAGCTAGTGTTTTTTATAATAAAACTAGCTTTTTTACTTTCTATTCTATTAATTTTCTTAAATTTTTAACAACCTTAGTAGGATAAACTTTTAATCTTTCAATGTCTTTTTCTGTATGAACTCCAGAACAAACCATTATAGTTTCAATATTTGCATCATAACCAAGTTTTATATCAGTTTCAAGATTATCGCCAAGTAATATTATATCTTCTTTTTTTAGTTGTTTTTCTTCCAATAAGATATTTAATATAGTTTGATAAGGTTTTCCTACTTTTATAGCTTCAACACCAGAAGCATATTCAAGCATACCTATTACAGCACCATTTCCTATGTCAAAAGTTCCATTATTTGCAAGTAATCTATCTGGGTTTGTAGCAATAAATTTAGCTCCTGTTAAAATATTATGTAAGGCTTCACTATATTTTTTATAAGTTGCATTTCTATCTAAACCAACAACAACAAAGTCAGCATTTTCTTGAACAAGTTCAAGATTACAATCTTTTAAAGCTTCTTCTAATCCACTTTCACCAATCATGAAACATTTTTTTTCTGTATAATTTTTAGCAATATATTGAGCAGTAGCCATTGCAGATGTAAAAAAATCTTCTTCCTTGATATCTTTAAAACCTAAATTTAACATATGTTCTTTTGCTTGTTTTTTTGTTCTTGTTGCATTATTTGTTAAAAATATATAAGGAAGATTTTTTGAATGAAGATAATCGATAAATTCCCTAGCACCATCTATATTTGTACTTCCACTATACATAGTTCCATCTAAATCAATAATATATGTTTTCATAACTTACCCCTTTAACTTTTTATTTTTTATTGTCCAATATTTTTAAAAATAAATCAAGTAATTTTTAGCCTTAAATTTGACAAGTAACAATTAATATACTATACTTTATAATTATAAATTTTATCTTAAAATAAAATGAGGACAAAAGTGGAGATAATTCTTAAGAGCAAAAATTAGAACTAAGTTACAAAGAGGGTTTAATAGTTGGGGGAGACACAAAAATAGCACAAAAAACTATTAAAAAAAAACTAAATAATACTAAAAACAAAATTGCATTCAACAGATTTATTAAAGTATTAAGTTAACTTAGGAGGCAGAAAATGAAAAAGATATTATTTGGAACTTTGGTATTTTCACTAATTTTATCATCACTTGCATATGCAGAGGCAGATGCTGAAAAAATGAGAGAAAGAAGAGAACAAAGAGAAAAAGAACAGCAACAAGGAATAGTAGAAAATTCTAGTTCTGTTGAAAGCTCAAGTCAAAATGTAGCTGGAGCAACTACAACAAATATGAGTTCAGAAGAAGAAAGAGAAGCTTATGCAGCTTTAGAAAGAGCAAGAGCAAGAATAGAAAAAGAAGAGCAAGAAAAGCTAAAAGCTCAGCAAGAAATTGCAGAGGCTCAAAGTCAAATGGAAGCTCAAACTGAACCAGCAACTGAGCAAGGAGCAAATGAAAACTCTAATCAAAATCAAGTTTTTATTGAACCAGCAGCTCCAAGAATGACACCAGAAGAAGAAAAAGAAGCTTATGAGGCATTGGAAAGAGTAAGAGCAAGAATACTAAAAGAAGATGAAGAAAGAGCTGAATTATTAAAGGCAACCGCAGAGCAACAAGTACAATAAAAATATGTTTAAAATAATTATATAGAAAATGATGTTGATGAAAAAAATTCAATATCATTTTTTTGTAAATATAAATAATATTCATTGACAAAATATGATATTTGAAATATTATAAAAGTAAATACTAACTATTATTAAATTATGGAGGAAACTATGAAAAAAAACTTTTTTGGAAAATTATTTGGGCTGACGCTTTTAATGTTTACTCTTCTATTTACTGGAGCTTCTGCTGAAGTATATGAAGGAACAGGATTAGGATATGATAAAGACGGGATTGTCCTAGATGTAGAAATAACAAATGATAAAATTGTTGATGTAAAAGTTAAAAGATCTAAAGAATCAGATTTTGCAACACCTGCTATTCAAGAGATTGCAAAAAAAGTTATAGCAACTCAAAGTTTAGATGTTGATGGAATTTCAGGAGCATCTTTAACAAGTGAAGGAACTAAAGAGGCTATTGAAGAAGCTGTTAAAAAAAGTGGAGTAACTCTTACAGCAGTTGCAGTACAAGATACAAAAGCTGTTGAATTACCAAAAGAAGCTGATGTAGTTGTAATTGGTGGAGGAGGAGCAGGTTTAACTTCTGCTATTGCTGCACATGAAAAAGGAGCTAAAGTTATTTTAATTGAAAAGACTGAGCTTTTAGGTGGAAATACAAACTATGCAACAGCAGGACTTAATGCAGCAGGAACAAAAATACAAGAAAAATTAGGTGAAAAAGATAGCCCAGAACTTTTCTATGAAGATACAATGAAAGGTGGAAAAAATAAGAATAATAAAGAGTTAGTAAAAGTTTTAGCTAATAATTCAAGTGCAATAGTTGATTGGCTAATAGAAAGAGGAGCAGATTTATCAGAACTTACTTCAACAGGTGGGCAAAGTGCAAAAAGAACT
It encodes:
- a CDS encoding exodeoxyribonuclease III translates to MKLISWNVNGIRAAIKKGFLDYFNEQNADIFCLQETKLSEGQLDLDLKGYHQYWNYAEKKGYSGTAIFTKQEPLSVSYGLGIEEHDKEGRVITLEFEKFYMVTVYTPNSKDELLRLDYRMVWEDEFRKYLKNLEKKKPVVVCGDLNVAHKEIDLKNPKTNRRNAGFTDEERGKFTELLDSGFIDTFRYFYPNLEQVYSWWSYRANARKNNAGWRIDYFVVSEGLEKNLIDAEIHAQTEGSDHCPVVLFLELNK
- a CDS encoding HAD-IIA family hydrolase, with protein sequence MKTYIIDLDGTMYSGSTNIDGAREFIDYLHSKNLPYIFLTNNATRTKKQAKEHMLNLGFKDIKEEDFFTSAMATAQYIAKNYTEKKCFMIGESGLEEALKDCNLELVQENADFVVVGLDRNATYKKYSEALHNILTGAKFIATNPDRLLANNGTFDIGNGAVIGMLEYASGVEAIKVGKPYQTILNILLEEKQLKKEDIILLGDNLETDIKLGYDANIETIMVCSGVHTEKDIERLKVYPTKVVKNLRKLIE